Part of the Candidatus Syntrophosphaera sp. genome is shown below.
GAGAACAAGCAGGCTTACTACATTTTCCCCTACCTCAGCCTCAGCTATCTCCAGGCCGAAGACGAAGCTTCCGCCCTCAAGGCGATCGCGGAGCTCAATGCCGGAAAATCCTTCGAGGAGGTTTCCGACCTCTACAACGTGAACAGCTATGCCAAGGGACTCCAGGGCATGATCAAGAACATCCGCCTCAACGGCAACCTCCCGGGAATCGGCAACGACGCCGAGCTGGAACGGATCATTTCTGAAACCGGGCCCGATCCCCTCGTTGTCCACGGGCCCTTCAAGACCGCCACCGGCTGGCATGTTTTCCGCACCCTCGAATACGTCCAGGGGCGCCAGAAGGAGTTTGACGAGGTCGAGCCCGAGCTGGAACAGCGCGCCCGTCCGGGGGTCGAAACCAGGGTGCTCAACGAGCTCACCGACCGCCTCAAGGCCAAATACGGCGTGGTGACCGACTCCGCCCGCCTGGCCGAGATCGACGTCACCGACCGCGCCAGCAATGCCGAGATCATGGACCTCAGCCTGGTCTCCTCCACCAATCCAGAGCTGAACATCACCGTCGGGACGCTCCTGGACGCCTTTGCCAAGCTTTCGCCCCAGGAACAGCTCTTCATCACCAAAGGCGAGGGCGCCAAACAGCTTCTCGACCAGGAGCTCATCCGCAAACTCCTCTACGCCGAAGCCAAGGACCAAAACTACGACATCATCATCCAGGACAACGAAGAATACGTCCAGATGAAGCGCTATTACATCCTCAACGAGGTCTTCAAGCAGCTCGTAGTCGATTCAATCGAGATCACCGACGAAGAGGTCCGCGCCTATTACGATGCCCATCTCTCGGACTACACCACCCCCGCCTACAAGACCATCGAGGTCCTCTGGTTCGACAAGGAAAAGGCCGCCAAAAGCGCCCTCAAAAAATACCAGAGCTATGTCAAAAAAGGCGACGACAAGCGCATCCAGGCCCTCATCGAAAAACAATCCACCAAGCCCAAACTCTCCACCCTGGACAACATCTACGACAATGGGATCATCACCGGGATCGGCCCCGACGATAAATTCTCCCGAATGGTTTGGGACAACCCCGTCGGCTACATCAGCCCCGTCTTCACCTCGGCCCGCGGAGACGTCCTTTTCTTCCGCAACCTCAGGGAAACCCCGCCCGAAGTTAAAAGCTTCACCGAGATCGAACCCCGCATCTTCGGAACCCTCAGAAACCAGGCCCAGGCTTCCCAGCAGGAAAAGGTGACCCAGGATATCTATGCTGAATTCAACCTGCGCAAATACCCCGAAAAACTCCGGCTCCAGCTCTCTGCCGAAGACCTCTTCAACATGGCGGACAACTCCGCCCGCCAGCGCAATTTCAAAGACGCCATCACCTTCTACGACCAGATCATCAGCGGCTACAAAAACAACGCCGACGACTACCGCGCCTTCTTCATGAAGTCCTTCCTGGTGGCCGAGGAACTCAAGGACAATGAACGCGCCCTGGAGCTCTTCCGCGAATTCCTGCAAAAATTCCCCGAAGGCGACCTCAACGAATCCGCCCAGTTCATGATCGATTCCCTCGAAGGAAACGTCGTCCTCGAGATCGAGGAATAGGCCCCCATCCTTATATAAAGAAAAATCTCACTAAATCATCCCCCGCTCCGGCGGGGTTTTTTTCGTCCCTGGAGTCCGGAGGACGAAAGTGCATTAGCACGGTATGGAGCGCAGCGGAATGCCGTGATGGCGGGCATTAACGATCCCTTTTTTTACCCCACCCCCCATGGTGGAGTTTTGGCTGAGTCCGGAGGACGACAGTGCATTAGCACGGTATGGAGCGCAGCGGAATGCCGTGATGGCGGGCATTAACGATCCCCTTTTTTTACCCCACCCCCCATGGTGGAGTTTTGGCTGAGTCCGGAGGACGACAGTGCATTAGCACGGTATGCAGCGCAGCGGAATGCCGTGATGGCGGGCATTAACGATCCCCTTTTTTTACCCCACCCCCTCCCCCATTGGCGGGACGCCGTCCCGCCGATGGGGCTGGGGGGGGGGATGTTTTATCATTGCCGATATCTCACCGGTGTCACGGCATTCCGCTCCTTGTCCC
Proteins encoded:
- a CDS encoding peptidyl-prolyl cis-trans isomerase, producing the protein MPMIRRRFSALLLALSVAACFAAGPVTVTNQNKINESDILAEFDGGIITRQDLDARISKIPAASQGRYRTVDGQTQVLDVIAMEEAFMAKAIRMGIESLPSVQEKIEAGTRQFLIQEYYKRNISDLVVVTREDKQRYYDENKQAYYIFPYLSLSYLQAEDEASALKAIAELNAGKSFEEVSDLYNVNSYAKGLQGMIKNIRLNGNLPGIGNDAELERIISETGPDPLVVHGPFKTATGWHVFRTLEYVQGRQKEFDEVEPELEQRARPGVETRVLNELTDRLKAKYGVVTDSARLAEIDVTDRASNAEIMDLSLVSSTNPELNITVGTLLDAFAKLSPQEQLFITKGEGAKQLLDQELIRKLLYAEAKDQNYDIIIQDNEEYVQMKRYYILNEVFKQLVVDSIEITDEEVRAYYDAHLSDYTTPAYKTIEVLWFDKEKAAKSALKKYQSYVKKGDDKRIQALIEKQSTKPKLSTLDNIYDNGIITGIGPDDKFSRMVWDNPVGYISPVFTSARGDVLFFRNLRETPPEVKSFTEIEPRIFGTLRNQAQASQQEKVTQDIYAEFNLRKYPEKLRLQLSAEDLFNMADNSARQRNFKDAITFYDQIISGYKNNADDYRAFFMKSFLVAEELKDNERALELFREFLQKFPEGDLNESAQFMIDSLEGNVVLEIEE